In Alteromonas sp. V450, the following proteins share a genomic window:
- a CDS encoding ParA family protein has product MKVWTVANQKGGVGKTTTTVSLGGLLAQQGKRVLMIDTDPHASLSYYFGIDAEATSHSVYDIFINSNSLSADKVLDCLCPTKLDSLFVLPATMALATLDRTMGSEQGMGLVLKKALALIHDEFDVAIIDCPPVLGVLMVNALAACDKVIVPTQTEYLALKGLDRMIRTMEIMGRSLSKTFDTVIIPTMFDKRTNAALASRDRLMSDYGKQVWKGVIPVDTHFRDASLVQLPISAAYPKTRGVDAYAELLEVLEM; this is encoded by the coding sequence ATGAAAGTGTGGACAGTGGCGAATCAAAAAGGCGGCGTGGGTAAAACGACCACTACGGTGAGCCTTGGCGGATTGCTTGCCCAGCAGGGAAAGCGTGTATTAATGATTGATACCGATCCACATGCGTCGCTAAGTTACTATTTTGGCATTGATGCTGAAGCGACAAGCCATTCTGTTTACGATATTTTTATTAATTCAAATTCGTTGTCTGCCGATAAAGTACTAGATTGTTTGTGTCCGACAAAGCTTGATAGCTTGTTTGTATTGCCTGCCACGATGGCCCTTGCAACGTTAGACAGAACGATGGGAAGTGAACAAGGTATGGGTTTGGTTTTGAAAAAAGCCTTGGCTTTGATACACGACGAATTTGACGTAGCGATTATTGACTGCCCCCCTGTTTTAGGCGTTCTTATGGTTAATGCACTGGCAGCCTGTGATAAAGTGATCGTGCCTACACAAACAGAATACTTGGCACTTAAAGGTTTAGACAGAATGATACGAACAATGGAAATTATGGGCAGGTCTTTGTCTAAGACCTTCGACACCGTGATTATTCCAACTATGTTCGATAAGCGAACAAATGCGGCGCTTGCATCACGAGATAGGTTAATGAGTGATTACGGTAAACAGGTGTGGAAAGGTGTAATACCGGTTGATACCCATTTTCGTGATGCCAGTTTGGTGCAGCTACCAATATCAGCGGCGTATCCAAAAACGCGTGGTGTCGACGCCTATGCCGAATTATTAGAAGTGTTGGAGATGTAA
- a CDS encoding chemotaxis protein CheW translates to MSKQSPFAREEVMEAYLDSLLKEPEVPQDVTARTAKLLEQASQQIADEVPSSPLKESSNVEPDTLSLVEEVSQFIGSAKSNHGVLSESDSHIEEESQELRRIEETTTKLPLKDTLGFRFQALFFEVAGLTLAVPLTSLGGIHQIEKIGPLFGKPDWFMGVMLHRESKLSVVDTAKWVMPEKYDESLAQSIEYRYLIMLGESAWGLASEKLVNTVNLTTDDVKWRETTGKRPWLAGMVKEKMCALIDVEELISMLNKGLGSNDQTP, encoded by the coding sequence ATGAGCAAGCAATCGCCGTTCGCCCGCGAAGAAGTGATGGAGGCTTACCTTGATAGCCTGCTAAAAGAGCCTGAGGTTCCTCAAGACGTCACTGCGCGCACAGCGAAACTTCTCGAGCAGGCATCTCAGCAGATTGCAGATGAAGTGCCCAGTTCGCCTCTAAAAGAGAGCAGCAACGTCGAGCCAGACACGCTATCTTTAGTAGAAGAGGTGTCTCAGTTTATTGGGTCGGCGAAATCTAACCATGGAGTGCTCAGCGAAAGCGATAGTCATATTGAAGAAGAGTCTCAAGAATTAAGGCGCATTGAAGAAACTACGACTAAGCTTCCACTAAAGGATACACTCGGTTTTCGTTTCCAAGCGCTATTCTTTGAAGTTGCGGGGTTAACGTTAGCTGTGCCGCTTACTTCATTGGGTGGTATACATCAAATAGAAAAAATAGGACCGCTCTTTGGTAAGCCCGATTGGTTTATGGGAGTTATGCTACACAGAGAGTCCAAGCTGAGTGTTGTAGATACAGCTAAGTGGGTAATGCCTGAAAAGTACGATGAAAGTCTCGCGCAATCGATTGAATATCGCTACCTCATTATGTTAGGTGAGAGTGCGTGGGGGTTGGCTAGTGAAAAACTGGTCAACACGGTCAATTTGACCACGGATGACGTTAAATGGCGCGAAACAACCGGTAAGCGTCCCTGGCTAGCGGGGATGGTGAAGGAAAAAATGTGTGCATTAATTGACGTTGAAGAATTAATATCTATGCTTAACAAAGGTTTAGGCAGTAACGACCAGACGCCATAG
- a CDS encoding chemotaxis protein CheW, protein MSEKSTNNNATDSNDEVLQWVTYRLGEETYGINVMQVQEVLRYTEIAPVPGAPDYVLGIINLRGNVVTVIDTRARFGLPPTEITDNTRIVIIESDEQVVGILVDSVAEVVYLKSSEIDSAPNVGTEESAKFIQGVSNRDGELLILVDLNKLLSDEEWDELSNI, encoded by the coding sequence ATGAGCGAAAAAAGTACAAATAACAATGCCACTGACAGTAATGATGAAGTCCTTCAATGGGTGACGTATCGCTTAGGTGAGGAAACGTACGGTATCAATGTAATGCAAGTCCAAGAAGTATTGCGTTATACCGAGATAGCGCCGGTTCCTGGTGCGCCTGATTACGTTCTAGGTATTATTAACCTTCGCGGCAACGTTGTTACCGTTATCGATACGCGAGCGCGTTTCGGTCTGCCGCCAACTGAAATAACTGACAACACGCGGATTGTTATTATCGAATCTGACGAGCAAGTTGTGGGTATTTTGGTCGATAGTGTGGCTGAAGTGGTTTACCTCAAGTCCTCTGAGATTGATAGCGCGCCTAATGTTGGTACAGAAGAAAGTGCTAAGTTCATTCAAGGCGTTAGTAATCGCGACGGCGAACTGCTTATTCTTGTTGATCTTAATAAGCTATTAAGTGATGAAGAGTGGGATGAACTCAGTAATATTTAA
- a CDS encoding DUF2802 domain-containing protein has translation MDLQFTAPTLVELFLVVISSLLALSVFVLFAKLRAMANQLNAVKASAEEKIAHIEITAKDAVNRHDESQARSLVITRHLQSLDEKHVELENQVRDLKFQDPSLRLYQRAADLVKQGASIEEIIEACDIPRAEAEMLMMVHKQNN, from the coding sequence ATGGACTTGCAGTTTACTGCACCCACGCTGGTTGAGCTCTTCTTGGTAGTAATTTCATCCCTACTAGCCCTGAGCGTTTTTGTGCTTTTTGCTAAGCTTCGCGCTATGGCTAACCAACTCAATGCGGTAAAAGCGAGTGCGGAAGAAAAAATAGCACATATCGAGATTACAGCAAAAGATGCAGTCAACCGACACGATGAAAGTCAAGCGCGAAGTTTGGTCATCACTCGACACCTCCAATCACTCGATGAAAAACATGTAGAGCTAGAAAACCAAGTCCGAGATTTGAAGTTTCAGGACCCCTCGTTACGCCTTTATCAACGTGCTGCAGACTTAGTTAAGCAAGGTGCCAGCATTGAAGAAATCATCGAGGCCTGTGACATTCCTCGCGCTGAAGCTGAGATGTTAATGATGGTGCATAAGCAAAATAACTAA
- the metA gene encoding homoserine O-succinyltransferase has protein sequence MPIRIPEQLPAQNVLLGENIFTMDMDRAANQDIRPLEVGILNLMPNKIETEVQLLRLLSNTPLQINVDLIRIDNQAPKNTPQSHMDAFYHDFSAVANKKYDGLIVTGAPLALIDYEEVKYWDTMTTILEWAQRHVNSTLYLCWAAHAAMYHFYGITRQIRDEKFSGVFKHKVNDPHNELLRGFDPTFYAPHSRYGHINTSLYNSVDGLSVVAESDDVGAYIVASEDKRMVFVTGHPEYDPDTLKDEYLRDIAAGQTPAIPKNYFEGDDPASSPIVQWRSHGSLLFTNWLNYYVYQTTPYDLSQLAEKSQPKR, from the coding sequence ATGCCAATTCGTATTCCTGAGCAGTTACCCGCGCAGAATGTACTACTAGGTGAAAACATTTTTACCATGGACATGGACAGGGCTGCCAATCAGGATATTCGTCCTCTTGAAGTCGGCATTCTTAATTTGATGCCGAATAAGATAGAAACAGAAGTACAGTTACTTCGCCTGCTGTCGAATACGCCGCTACAAATAAATGTAGACTTGATTAGAATTGATAATCAAGCACCCAAAAATACTCCACAGTCACACATGGATGCCTTCTATCACGACTTTTCAGCGGTCGCGAACAAAAAATACGATGGGCTTATAGTAACCGGTGCGCCTCTTGCGCTTATCGATTATGAAGAGGTGAAGTACTGGGACACTATGACGACAATATTGGAGTGGGCGCAGCGACACGTTAACTCTACTCTGTATTTATGTTGGGCTGCCCATGCGGCCATGTATCACTTTTATGGTATAACCCGACAGATCAGAGATGAAAAGTTTTCCGGTGTTTTCAAGCATAAAGTGAACGATCCTCACAATGAACTATTGAGAGGTTTTGACCCCACGTTTTACGCTCCACATTCTCGATATGGGCACATCAATACCTCGCTATATAACAGCGTTGATGGGTTAAGTGTTGTGGCAGAATCTGACGATGTGGGTGCGTATATTGTGGCGTCAGAAGACAAGCGAATGGTGTTTGTAACGGGCCATCCAGAATATGATCCAGATACGCTCAAAGACGAATATTTACGTGATATTGCGGCAGGACAAACGCCCGCAATACCAAAAAACTATTTTGAAGGGGATGATCCAGCCAGTTCGCCAATTGTACAGTGGCGCTCGCACGGCAGTTTATTGTTTACGAACTGGCTGAATTATTATGTCTATCAGACCACGCCTTACGATTTAAGTCAGCTTGCTGAAAAGTCACAGCCAAAGAGGTAG
- a CDS encoding homocysteine S-methyltransferase family protein, with translation MSQRPISSAQASLTEAAQKRILILDGAMGTMIQRHKLEEEDYRGTQFADWHCDVKGNNDLLVITQPSIIYQIHCDYFEAGADIIETNTFNATTIAMADYDMQAQSRDINLAAAKLARKAADEFTAKTPDKPRFVAGVLGPTNRTASISPDVNDPGKRNVTFDELVEAYSESTEALIEGGVDLIMLETIFDTLNAKAAAFAVESVFEKLGKSLPVMVSGTITDASGRTLSGQTAEAFYYSMRHINPFSFGLNCALGPDLLRQYVDEVANVSECFISAHPNAGLPNEFGEYDMEGPEMAEHIKEWAQSGLVNIVGGCCGSTPEHIRDIANAVKGIAPRQLPEFEPKMRLSGLEPFVH, from the coding sequence GTGAGCCAAAGACCAATTTCTAGCGCGCAGGCATCGCTTACAGAAGCCGCTCAAAAACGCATTCTTATTTTAGACGGTGCCATGGGCACCATGATCCAGCGCCATAAGTTAGAAGAAGAAGATTATCGTGGAACACAGTTTGCCGACTGGCACTGCGATGTTAAGGGTAACAATGATTTGTTGGTTATTACCCAGCCCAGCATTATTTACCAAATTCACTGTGATTACTTTGAAGCTGGTGCGGACATTATTGAAACGAATACGTTTAATGCTACGACTATCGCTATGGCCGATTATGATATGCAGGCCCAATCACGTGATATCAATTTAGCTGCGGCTAAATTGGCGCGTAAAGCAGCAGACGAATTCACAGCGAAAACACCTGATAAACCCCGTTTTGTTGCCGGCGTATTAGGGCCAACAAACCGCACGGCGTCTATTTCACCTGATGTTAATGACCCAGGTAAGCGCAATGTCACGTTTGACGAATTAGTAGAGGCCTATAGTGAGTCTACCGAAGCCCTCATTGAAGGCGGCGTTGACCTAATCATGCTTGAAACTATTTTCGATACGTTAAATGCCAAGGCAGCAGCGTTTGCTGTAGAGTCGGTATTCGAAAAACTCGGTAAGTCTTTGCCCGTGATGGTATCAGGCACTATCACCGACGCTTCAGGGCGTACGCTTTCGGGGCAAACCGCGGAAGCATTTTACTACTCAATGCGACATATTAATCCGTTTTCCTTCGGCTTAAACTGCGCACTTGGGCCGGACCTCTTGCGCCAATACGTCGATGAAGTAGCCAATGTGAGTGAGTGCTTCATATCCGCACACCCTAACGCTGGCTTACCCAACGAATTTGGTGAATACGATATGGAAGGGCCGGAAATGGCCGAGCACATCAAAGAATGGGCGCAGTCAGGGCTAGTGAACATTGTAGGGGGCTGTTGTGGTAGTACCCCAGAGCACATTCGCGATATTGCTAACGCGGTTAAAGGTATCGCGCCACGCCAGCTTCCCGAATTTGAACCTAAAATGCGTTTGTCAGGCCTAGAGCCGTTTGTACACTAG
- the metH gene encoding methionine synthase codes for MSAEFSTFINIGERTNVTGSARFKRLILEGDYETALDVARQQVENGAQIIDINMDEAMLDSKQAMITFLNLIASEPDISRVPIMIDSSKWEIIEAGLKCVQGKAIVNSISLKEGEEIFLNQAKLIKRYGAATVVMAFDETGQADTQERKVEICQRSYKLLTEEVGFPPEDIIFDPNIFAVATGIEEHDNYAVDFIEATREIRKTCPYSHISGGLSNISFSFRGNNPVREAMHSVFLYHAIRAGMDMAIVNAGQLEVYDEIPAELRDAVEDVILNRRSDATERLLDIAPNYQGDGKAAAKEDLSWREQEVNKRLEHALVKGITDYIIEDTEEARQQAERPLHVIEGPLMDGMNVVGDLFGEGKMFLPQVVKSARVMKKAVAHLQPFIEQEKSDDAKSNGKILLATVKGDVHDIGKNIVGVVLQCNNFEVIDLGVMVPAATILQTAKDENVDMIGLSGLITPSLDEMVHVAKEMERQGFDIPLLIGGATTSKAHTAVKIEQNYHAPVAYVPNASRAVGVCQRLLNRASRDIYAQELAKEYDTVREQHARKKPRSKPVTLAQARENAFKPDFTTLPVKPASLGVTPVTADLATLRNYIDWTPFFLTWSLAGKYPRILEDEVVGEQAQSLFKDANAMLDKVIEENSLQAKGVIGLFPANRVNDDVEIYTDESRKQVQGVAHHLRQQTLKDKFANYCLADFVAEKSSGINDYVGAFAVTGGIGEDELADTYIQAGDDYNGIMVKAVADRLAEAFAEYLHEQVRKQYWGYAAEESLSNEELIREKYQGIRPAPGYAACPEHTEKQLIWDLLSAEQHTGMKLTESYAMWPGASVSGWYFAHPDAKYFAVAKIQADQVEDYATRKGWTLEEAEKWLGPNLSD; via the coding sequence ATGAGCGCAGAATTTTCTACATTTATTAATATCGGTGAGCGCACCAACGTTACAGGCTCTGCTCGCTTTAAACGTCTTATTCTTGAAGGTGATTATGAAACCGCACTTGATGTCGCAAGACAGCAGGTAGAAAACGGTGCTCAAATCATTGATATCAATATGGACGAGGCCATGCTTGATTCAAAGCAGGCCATGATCACCTTTTTAAACCTGATTGCCTCTGAGCCAGATATTAGCCGAGTTCCCATTATGATCGACTCGTCTAAATGGGAGATCATCGAAGCTGGGCTTAAGTGTGTGCAGGGCAAAGCGATTGTTAACTCTATTAGCTTAAAAGAAGGGGAAGAGATCTTCTTAAACCAAGCCAAGCTAATAAAGCGCTATGGTGCTGCAACCGTAGTTATGGCGTTTGACGAGACCGGCCAGGCCGATACACAAGAGCGCAAGGTTGAGATTTGTCAGCGTAGCTACAAGTTGCTGACAGAAGAAGTCGGCTTTCCTCCTGAAGATATTATCTTTGACCCCAATATTTTTGCTGTAGCGACAGGTATTGAAGAGCACGATAACTACGCGGTTGATTTTATTGAAGCGACCCGCGAGATACGTAAAACCTGTCCGTACTCACATATTTCCGGCGGTCTTTCTAATATTTCGTTCTCGTTCAGAGGGAACAATCCGGTTCGCGAAGCTATGCACTCGGTATTCCTATATCACGCTATTCGCGCCGGTATGGATATGGCTATTGTGAATGCAGGCCAGCTAGAAGTATACGATGAAATACCCGCTGAATTGCGCGATGCGGTTGAAGATGTGATTTTAAACCGCAGAAGTGATGCTACTGAACGCTTACTTGATATTGCACCGAACTATCAAGGCGACGGTAAAGCGGCCGCGAAGGAAGATTTATCCTGGCGCGAGCAAGAAGTGAATAAGCGCTTAGAGCATGCGCTTGTTAAAGGCATTACCGATTACATCATTGAAGATACCGAAGAAGCGCGTCAGCAAGCTGAGCGTCCGTTACACGTTATCGAAGGGCCATTAATGGATGGCATGAACGTAGTAGGGGATTTATTCGGTGAAGGTAAGATGTTCCTTCCGCAGGTGGTAAAGTCGGCCCGCGTAATGAAAAAAGCGGTAGCCCATTTACAGCCTTTTATTGAACAAGAAAAATCAGACGATGCAAAGAGCAACGGCAAAATTCTTCTCGCTACGGTAAAAGGCGATGTTCACGATATTGGTAAGAATATTGTGGGCGTGGTGCTTCAGTGTAATAACTTTGAAGTGATTGACCTTGGCGTGATGGTGCCAGCGGCAACAATCTTACAAACCGCCAAAGATGAAAACGTCGATATGATTGGTTTGTCGGGTCTAATTACACCATCACTTGATGAGATGGTTCACGTAGCTAAAGAAATGGAGCGTCAGGGCTTTGATATTCCGCTTCTTATTGGCGGGGCGACGACGTCTAAAGCGCACACTGCGGTAAAGATTGAACAAAATTATCATGCACCTGTCGCTTATGTTCCAAACGCAAGTAGAGCAGTAGGCGTCTGCCAGCGTCTTTTAAACAGAGCGTCTCGTGATATTTACGCGCAGGAACTGGCAAAAGAATACGATACGGTACGCGAACAGCACGCCCGTAAAAAGCCGCGCAGCAAGCCGGTGACGTTAGCTCAGGCCAGAGAAAACGCTTTTAAGCCAGATTTTACGACTTTGCCAGTAAAACCTGCGAGCCTGGGTGTAACACCGGTAACCGCCGATTTAGCTACCCTGCGTAACTACATTGACTGGACACCTTTCTTCTTAACCTGGTCGTTAGCAGGGAAGTACCCCCGTATACTTGAAGATGAGGTGGTGGGAGAGCAGGCACAGTCACTGTTTAAAGACGCCAACGCTATGCTGGATAAAGTTATTGAAGAGAACAGCCTTCAGGCAAAAGGCGTTATCGGTTTGTTTCCTGCTAACCGCGTTAATGACGATGTTGAAATTTATACAGATGAGTCGCGAAAACAGGTTCAAGGTGTTGCCCATCATTTACGTCAGCAAACGCTAAAAGACAAATTTGCTAATTATTGTTTAGCAGACTTTGTGGCTGAAAAGTCGAGCGGCATAAACGATTATGTGGGCGCTTTTGCCGTTACCGGTGGTATAGGAGAAGACGAGCTTGCTGATACCTATATTCAAGCAGGCGATGACTACAACGGTATTATGGTAAAAGCAGTGGCAGACAGACTTGCCGAAGCGTTTGCGGAATACCTGCACGAGCAGGTGCGTAAGCAGTACTGGGGCTACGCCGCTGAAGAATCACTAAGTAACGAAGAACTTATTCGCGAAAAATATCAGGGCATTCGACCGGCACCAGGCTACGCTGCGTGTCCAGAACACACCGAAAAGCAGCTTATTTGGGATTTATTGTCAGCAGAGCAGCACACAGGTATGAAGCTCACGGAAAGTTACGCCATGTGGCCGGGCGCGTCGGTATCGGGTTGGTATTTTGCACACCCTGATGCCAAATACTTTGCGGTTGCCAAAATTCAAGCCGACCAAGTAGAAGATTACGCCACACGAAAAGGCTGGACCTTAGAAGAAGCTGAAAAGTGGTTGGGTCCTAACCTAAGTGATTAA
- a CDS encoding DUF938 domain-containing protein: MQIEKPFSQACENNKRAILSVLERTFANCRQVLEIGSGTGQHAVFLAEHLPHLIWHTSDQPHYHEGIAAWLSDSNAENIKPPIAFTVGQDDFPSLDVDSIFTANTAHIMQKEEAKLLMESVALHLPQGGIFCQYGPFTHSGKFTSESNQAFHTSLLARGYGGYRDINELTAWAGELSLQDIIDMPANNHMLIWQKR; the protein is encoded by the coding sequence ATGCAAATCGAAAAGCCTTTTAGTCAGGCCTGTGAGAACAACAAGCGCGCTATTTTGAGTGTGCTTGAACGTACATTTGCTAACTGCCGACAAGTATTGGAAATAGGAAGCGGAACAGGTCAGCACGCCGTATTTTTGGCTGAACACTTGCCCCATCTTATTTGGCACACAAGCGACCAACCACACTATCACGAAGGCATTGCCGCGTGGTTGAGTGATTCAAATGCGGAGAATATAAAACCTCCCATAGCATTTACCGTTGGGCAAGATGACTTTCCCAGTCTTGACGTAGACAGCATTTTTACGGCAAACACCGCACATATCATGCAGAAAGAAGAGGCGAAGCTACTAATGGAATCAGTAGCGTTGCACTTACCCCAAGGTGGCATATTCTGTCAGTATGGCCCTTTTACACACAGCGGTAAGTTTACTTCTGAAAGTAATCAAGCCTTCCATACATCGCTTTTAGCGCGCGGCTATGGTGGCTACCGAGATATCAATGAGCTTACTGCTTGGGCAGGCGAGTTAAGCTTACAAGACATTATCGACATGCCCGCCAACAACCATATGCTTATTTGGCAAAAACGCTAG
- a CDS encoding pyrimidine/purine nucleoside phosphorylase gives MSFKVNHYFDNKVSSIGFESANGPCTSGVMSPGEYTFSTSQKELMKVVEGELVVKLLGSDEWQSFATGTSFNVPADASFDVKVSTPTAYLCFYS, from the coding sequence ATGAGCTTTAAAGTAAATCATTATTTCGACAATAAAGTGAGCTCGATTGGGTTTGAATCTGCAAACGGCCCCTGCACCTCGGGCGTGATGTCGCCGGGTGAATATACATTTTCTACATCACAAAAAGAGCTGATGAAAGTGGTTGAAGGTGAGCTAGTGGTGAAGCTGCTGGGAAGTGACGAATGGCAATCTTTCGCAACAGGTACCAGTTTTAATGTGCCTGCCGATGCATCTTTTGACGTTAAAGTGTCTACGCCTACCGCTTATCTTTGCTTTTACAGCTAA